ACTAGGGCATCTGCTGCACTGCCTGGATCCGATCCCCCGTGGTCGGATGCGTCGCGAAGAACCCCCCGCTCTCGCCCTCGGTCTGCTTGAGCCACGCCAGCGTGCGGACCATCAGGGCCTTGCCATCGTACCCGGCGCGCCGGAGAAGCTCGACCCCGTGGCGATCCGCCGCGTACTCCTCGCGCCGCGTGTACGCGTTCGTCACCAGCTGGGCGGCGATCGGAGCCAGCGGCTGGGCGCGCGGGAAGATCTGCTCGAGGAGGATGGTGCCGAGCTCGAGCCCCGCGCCGAGGCGCTTCAGCTTCGCGACGTGACCGAGGTCGGCATGCGCGGTCTCGTGGCCCATGACGGCCCGGAGCTGGTCGTCAGTGGCCCGCTGAAGCAGGCCGGAGGTCACGTAGAACTCGCCGGCGCCGCCGTTGGCCGCATTGATGCGCGAATCTGAGAGGACGCCGACCCGGACCCGACTCAGCGGGAGGGGGTGGTTCATGTGCTGAAGGAGGGGAACCATGACCTTTCGGAGTCGGTCCACGTGCCGGGGATCCACACTGCCGGCGGCCGGAGTGGCCGCCGGCCGAGGAGCCGTGGAGCCGGCCGCCTGGGCGAGGGTCGGGAGGATCTCGCCGCCCGCGCCGATCAGACCCGCGGTGGCGCCCAGCACGAAGTCTCGTCGGTCCATCTCCATCGCAGACTCCTCCGTCGAGGCCGACGTGATCGTCATCGCTGCGGTGTCTCCCGGCCGGGGCGAGCGGGCCTCTCCGGCTCCCCACCCGAGCAAGATGCCTGCCAAGGCCGCCGTCCCCGGGACCCATCCTTCGGTACAATGGAGGGAGCGGTCGGGCATCGCCCGACGGTTCCTGGTGATGAAGGCTCTTGCCGGCGCGGCCGGGCTCCTCCTGATCTTCGGCATCCTCTGGGAGGCGTTTGAAACGATCGTCCTCCCACGGCGCGTGGCGCGTCGTGTCCGGCTCACGCGCCTGTTTTATCGCTCGACGTGGATCCCCTGGTCGGGCGTGGCGCGCCGAGCGCTCCGCGGCCAGCGCCGCGAAACATTTCTCGGCTTCTACGGCCCGCTCTCGCTTCTCGTGTTGCTGACCGTCTGGGCGTTCGGCTTGGTCCTCGGCTTCGCGTTGCTGCTGTGGGCGAGCGGGTCCGCCATCCAGGCGGCGGAGGGGATGTCGCCCTTCGGGGCCGACCTCTACCTGAGCGGGACGACCTTCTTCACCCTCGGGCTGGGAGACGTGACGCCGCGCAGCGCGGTGGCCCGGGCGCTCACGGTGATCGAGGCCGGCACGGGATTCGGCTTCCTGGCCCTCGTCATCGGGTATCTGCCCGTGCTCTATCAGTCATTTTCGCGCCGTGAAGTCAACGTCTCGCTGCTGGACGCCCGCGCGGGGTCTCCCCCCAGTGCCGTCGAGCTCCTGCGCCGGCATGCCGCGCCCGAGGGCCAGGACGCCCTCCGGGAGTTGCTGCGCGAGTGGGAACGCTGGTCGGCCGAGCTGCTGGAAACCCATCTGTCCTATCCGGTGCTGGCCTACTTCCGCTCCCAGCACGACAATCAGTCCTGGCTGGCCGCGCTCACGACGATCCTCGATGTGAGCGCCCTGGTGATGGCGGGCATCGAGACCGGCTGCCAGCGGGAGGCGCAGCTCACCTTCGCCATGGCGCGGCACGCCATCGGCGATCTGGCCCAGGTCTTCCGGACTGCGCCCCTGCGGGCGATGCCCGACCGGCTGCCGCCACCGAAGCTGGCGCAGCTGCGGGAGTCCCTCGAGGCCGCCGGCTTGAAGCTTCGCCAGGGACCGACGGCGGACCAGGAGTTTGCCGAGTTGCGCGGGCTGTACGAGCCATACGTGGCGGCGCTGGCCGGCTACCTGAGGCTCGGCATCCCCGACTGGTTGGCGGATGCGGGGCGAGCCGACAACTGGCAGACGACCGCCTGGGGCCAGAGCTCGGGCCCCGGATTCCCCGCGCATCTCGCGTCCGACGAGCACCGAAAGAGGGCCGGCGAGTCCGGGCGTCGGGCCTGACCGAGACTCGGGCCGGCGCCACCCAGGGAGGGCCCCATGGATCTCGAAGCCATCATCGAGTCGTTCTGGACGTCGGCCCGGCGGGGCGTCTACTATCCACCCGAGTGGAAGGGGAAGCTCACCGCGCATCAGGCATACCGGGTTCAGCTCGGCATCCTCGATCGCCTGGTCGCGGGCGGGGAGACGCACGCCGGGTGGAAGGTCGGACTGACGGCCCGGGCCATGCAGGAGCAGTGGGGAATCTACGAGCCCGTCTTCGGCTTCCTGCTGGAGAGCGGACACCGGCCGAGTGAGGCGACGTTCGGGTTCGACGAGCTGATCCAGCCCGGCTTCGAGAACGAGCTGTGCCTGACCATGGGAACGCCGCTCCAGGGGCCCGGGGTGACGCTCGAGCAGGCGCGAGCGGCCATCCTCGCCGTCGCGCCCGCGCTGGAGATCATCGAGCGGCGAGGGGACTTCGCCGCCGACCTGAACCTCGCCCTCGCCGACAATTCCCAGCAGAAGGCCTTCGTCACGGGGCGGGCCACGACCCCGGTACCGCCGGGGGTCACTCTCGCCGAGGCCACGGTCGAGGTCGTCGTCGATGGCGTGAGCGTCGAGCGCACCCGCGGGTCCGCCGAGCGGACCGGTGACCAGGTGGCCACGGTGGCGTGGCTGGCCAACAAGCTCGCGGAATTCGGCCGCCACATCGAGGCCGGGCACCGGATCATGTCCGGCTCGTTCACCCGGCAGTACCCGCTGTCCCGTGGGGCCCGCATCGAGGCGCGCTTCGAGCCATTCGGCGTGGTCCGGGCCGAGTTCGCCTGATCCGGGGAGGAACGTCATGGCCGAAGTCTTCGTCCTGGGGGCCGGCACGCCGACACCGACGCCGCATCGCTGGGGCTCCGCCTTCGCCGTCCAGGTGGGCGGCGAGTACCTGATGTTCGACTGCGGCCCGGCGGCCACGTCCAAGCTCGTCAAGGTCGGCATCTTCCCGACGCGGGTCGACTACCTCTTCTTCACCCATCATCACTTCGATCACGACGTGGACTACCCGTGCTTCCTCCTGTGCCGCTGGGACCAGTCGATCGGCAAGGAGAACCAGCTCCGCGTGTACGGGCCCACGCTCACCGAGACGCTCACCGAGCGGATCCTCGGCGAGGGGGGCGCCTTCGTCCACGACTGGAAGGCCCGCGTCCACCATCCCCTGAGCCAGCGCGTCTACGTGAACCGGGGCGGCACGCTGCCGCGCCGGCCGCCGTCGGTCCTCGCCCGGGACGTCGGTCCCGGGCTCGTGCACCAGGGGCGCGAATGGCAGGTCACGGCGGCGCCCGCCGAGCACGTCCAGCCGTTTCTCGACTCCCTCGCCTACCGGCTCGACAGCGCCGAGGGCAGCATCGTCTTCACCGGCGACACCCAGCCGTGCCGCAGCGTCGTCGAGCTGGCCCGTGGAAGTGACCTGATGTTCTGCATGTGCTGGGACGACAGCGCGCGGATGGCGGCGATGGGCGAGAACTTCGGCCAGTGCGGCACCACCGGGGCCGCCGAGATGGCGGCCGAGGCCGGCGTCAAGAAGCTCGTCCTCGTGCACGTCGGTCCTCACCTGGCCGCCCACGGGCCGATGGAGAAGGGCATCGGGGACGTCCGCAAGCTCTACGACGGGGAGGTGATCTTCGCCGAGGAGCTGATGACGGTCCGGCCCTCGTGAGAGGGGGGGCTCCCACCTGGCCGTGGGGGGCCCGGGGATCAGCGAAGCCGCAGGCGCGGGTCGATCGCGTCTCGCAGGGCGTCCCCGATGAAGTTGCAGGCGATGGCGACCATCAGAATGGCGATCCCGGGAAAGGCCGAGATCCACCACTGGGCCACGAGCTCGCGACCCTCGGCGACCATGGCGCCCCACTCCGGGGTCGGCGGCACGGCTCCCAGACCGAGGAACGACAGGGCCGCCGTGATGATGATGGCATTGCCGAAGTCCATGGCCATGAGGACCAGCGAGGGCGCGACCGCGTTGGGCAGGATGTGGCGCAGGACGATGCGGCGATCGTCGAGGCCGAGCGCCTGGGCGGCGGTGACGAAGTCCCGAGCCTTGAGCGCCAGCACCTGGCCCCGGGCCAGCCGCGCGTAGGGAGGCCACCACACCACCAGCAGGGCGAACATGGAGTTCTGGATGCTGGGGCCGAGCGCGGCCGCGATGGCCATCGCCAGGATCAGCGACGGGAAGGCCAGTACCATGTCCACCACCCGCATCGCCACTTCGTCGGGCCAGCTCCCGAAATAGGCGGCCAGGCCGCCGTAGAGCGTCCCGAAGACCGACGCCACCACGACGACGACGGCCGCCACCGGCAGCGATACCCGCCCGCCGTAGAGGACCCGGCTCAGCACATCCCGGCCCAGGCCGTCGACCCCGAGCCAGTGCTGGACCGACGGAGCGTCCAGCCGGTTGTCGACGTTGAGGTCGATGGGGTCGTAGGGCGCGATCGCGGGCGCGAGCGCCGAGACCGCCACCCACGCGACGACCACGAGGCCACCCAGGACCGCCGTCGGCTTCCGCACGACGCGGTGCCAGAGCAGGCGCGTCTCGCGCGGGGACGCCACCACGCCGATGTCCGCGGGAACACGTCCGGCCACGGGAGCGGCGGGTGTCGCGGAGAGGGTCGCCATCGCCTCAGGAGTACCGGATCTGCGGATCCAGCCAGCCGTAGAGCAGGTCGACCACGAGGTTCACGAGCGTGTACATGACCCCGATCACGAAGGTCACGCCCATGATGGCCGGAAAGTCGTTGGTGACCGCCGACTGGAAGGCGTAGCGACCGAGTCCGGGCCAGGCGAAGATCGTCTCCGTCATCACCGCGCCCGAGAGGAGCCCGCCGTAGGCCAGCCCGAGGACGGTCACGGTGGGGATCAGGGCGTTTCGAAGGGCGTGCCGGGCGACGATCCGCGTTTCCGGAAGCCCTTTGGCGCGGGCGGTGCGGAGGTAGTCCTGGGACAGGGTATCGAGCATCGACGAACGCGTGATGCGCGTCACCAGCCCCATGACCGAGCTCGCCAGCACCAGCCCGGGCAGGATCAGATGCGACGCCGCGCTCCGGAAGGTGGCCCAGTCGCCCGCCACCGCCGCGTCGATCGTGAAGAAGCCGGTCAGCCGCGGCGGCGACTCGATCTGGGGTCCGAGCCGCCCCGGCCCCACCGTCCAGTGGAGCGTCGCGTAGAAGAGGACGAGCGAGACGGTGGCGAGCCAGAAGATGGGGATCGACACGCCGATCAGCGACACGAGACGGGCCACGTGGTCCACCGGGCCGTCTCGCCGGATGGCCGCCACCACACCGAGCGGCATCCCCACGATCAGCGCGAAGAGCACGGCCGTGGTGGACAGCTCGATGGTCGCCGGCAGGAACGCCGCGAGGTCCTTGGTGATCGCCCGCCGGGTGTTGATCGACGTCCCCAGCTCCCCCTGCAGGAGATTGCCGAGGAACGCGAAGTACTGGACATAGAGGGGCCGATCGAGCCCCCACTTCTCCTTGAAGGCCTGGACGACCTCGGGCCGCTGGGAGGCCTGCTGGCCGAGATTCGAGACGATCGGGTCGGCGGGGACGGCGTGGGCGATGAGGAAGGAGATCAGAGTCACCCCGAGCACCGACACCACCAGGAGCCCGAGGCGTCGCGTAACGTACTGGGCCATTTAGAAAGGTCGCGGGGACCGCGCGTGCGGCCCCCGCGCCGTCGCTTCGGTCAGATTCGGCCGAGCGCTACTTCTTTTCGACGGGGTAGATGCGGGCCGCGCCGAGGGGGAGGTACTCGTACCCCTCGATGTTCGGCCGCACGACGACCTCGGCCTTGCCCTGGACGAGGTTGACGTAGGGCCCGTTCTCGACCAGGTAGGCGAGCACTTCCTTGTACATCGCCGACCGCCGCTTGGGGTCGAGCTCGGCGTCGGCCTTCCGCGTCATGTCCTTCGCCTTCGGATCGTCCCAGCGCAGCCGCGGCGCCCAGGTGTGGAGGATCATCTGGCCGGTGAAGTCGCTGGCCCCGATGTAGTCCGGCTGGTTGTAGGAGATGACCGCGATCTCGCCCTTGGCCCGGTACTGCGACAGCATCACCGAGAACTCCTGCGGGACGAGCTGGACCTCGATCCCGATCTTCTTCAGGTCGGCCTGGACCTTCTGGGCCACCGACTCGTAGGTGATGCCGGCCGGCGAGGCGCCGGTGCCGTACTTGAGCGGGAACTTGAAGCCGTTCGGCACCCCGGCCTTGGCCAGGAGGTCCTTGGCCAGCTTGAGATCGTACCGTGGGTTCAGCCGGTCGGCATCGGCCTGGGTCTCGAGGCCCAGGACCCCGATCGGGTACACGGCGGGGCCGATGACGGCGCGGCCGTTGGTGAGCTTGATGATCCCGTTGCGGTCGACGGCGTGGCGGATCGCCTGGCGGACCTCCTTCTTGGCCAGCTCGGGGTGGAGCGCCGGATCCACCGTCATCCCCATGTACATGTTGTCGAGCGACTGGCCGAGCAGGATCTTGACGTTCTTGTTGTTGCGCATGGCGGCGGTGAGGTCGGGGGTGACGTTGAGCGCCACGTCGACGTCCCCGTTCTCGACCTGGAGCTTCTGGGTGGCGGGCGAGGGCACGTCGCGAGCCTCGATCTTCGCGATCTTGGCCGGGCCCTTCCAGTAGTTCGGGTTCCGCTCCATGATGATGACGTTGTTCTTCTGCCAGCCCTTCAGGATGAACGGCCCGCCGCCCGCCGAGTTCTGATTCAGCCACTCCTCGGCCTTGTCGTCCTTGTCCGCCGTCGGGGAGTCGCTCGCCCCGTGCTCCTTGGCGAGCTTCGAGTCCATGATGGCCGAGTTCGGACCGGAGAGCACGGGCAGCCAGTCGGCGAACGACTCGTTGAGGGTGGTCTTCACCGTCATCGGGTCGATGACGACGACCTCCTTCAGCGGGTCCATCATCCAGCCGGGGTTCCCCTTGAGGTTCTTGAGCCGGGTCAGGCTGAACTTCACGTCCTCGGCCGTGAACGGGTTGCCGCTGGCGTGCTTGACGTTCGGCCGGAGCTTGAACGTGTACTCCTTGCCGTCCGGCGAAATCTTCCACTCGGTCGCCAGCACGGGCACGAAGGTGTTCAGCTCCTTCGGGCTCTTGTGGGCGACCAGCGTGTCGTAGGTGTTGAGGTCGACGAAGGCCGCCCCGAACTCGAACTCCCGGCCGGGGTCGAGCGTCTTCACGTCCGACTGGTCGAGGGCCATGATGAGCGTCTTCCCGGCGCCGCCGGTCTGGGCGGTCACCGGCGGGGAGGCGCCCGCGGCGACGAGCGTGACCAGTCCGAGGATGGCGAAGCTGCGCGAGCCGGTCATCGATTCTCCTCCTCTCGAAGGGGCCTCCGGGCTGCTGGGCCGCCGATTGTGCTACGCTGGGGCGCACGCCTACCGCCGGCGCGCGAGGACTCAACTATAGCAGCGGTGCCGAGCGCCAACAAGGGGCCGCGGGGCCGCATCGTCGAAAGCGAGCCGCGCCTGGAGGACGTCGCGGCCCTCGATGACCACCTCTACCGGCACAACGCGGCGGTGACGGGCTGCGACGACGGCCAGTGGCTCGCGGTCTTCGTCCGGGACGGGACCGGCGAGGTCGTGGCTGGCCTGCACGGCTGGACGTGGGGCCGAACCGGCTTCGTGCGAACGCTCTGGGTTCGCGAGGACATCCGGGGTCGGGGCCTCGGCGCGCGGCTCCTGGCGGCGGCCGAGCGCGAGGCCGCCCGCCGCGGCTGCCGCGAGATGCACCTCGACACCCACAGCTACCAGGCGCCGGGCTTCTACGCTCGCCTCGGCTACGCGCGGATCGGCGAGCTGCCCGGCTGGCCGGACGACAGCACCCGCATCTTCTTCCGCAAGGCGCTCTAGGCACTTCGGGGGGTCTCGGAAGACCCCCCGATGCGGTTGTGGGGGCACAGCCGCCGCTCGGAGCGCTGCGCGAAGCGGCTCGCGGCGCCGGGTTGGCGCCGATCAGGACCCGGTGCGTGACCGCGCCCACAGAAGGCGCTCGATCGTGGCCAGCATCGTGTCCGGCTCCACCGGCTTGATGACATGCCCGTCGAAGCCGGCAGCCCAGGTCCTCACCAGGTCCGTGTCGGCCCCGAGCGCCGAGACGGCGATCACGCGGAGCCGGGCCAGCTTGGGCTCGGAGCGGAGCCGCGCCATGAAGCCGAAGCCGTCCATCCCGGGCATCCGCAGATCGCACAGGATCACGTCCGGCGCTTCGGCCCTCAGGACGGTGAGCGCGTCACGGCCGTCCGCGGCCAGGAGCACGCGAGCGCCCTCGTGTTCGAGGAACTGCCGCAGCGCGTCGCGGGAATCCTCGTGGTCTTCGACCACGAGGATGGTGACGCCGTGAAGTCGCGGGTGCGCTCGGCCAGTCTGGGCTGCGCTCAACCCCCCGAACCCCTGCCCTCCCGGTCAGCAGGTGGCTCTTCGGCGAAGCCGACCCTTTGGACTATAAGCGGGGCGCGGGCGCGACGTCAACAAATCAACCACGGGCCAGGGCGGCGAAGCGTCCGAGCCCGCTGGCGCCCCCGGCACGTCTTGGCTAGGATGGGAGCAGCGGCGAACGCCCGAGCCGGGAGCGCGGCGACCCGGAGCGCCGGCCGGCATGGAGGAGAAACCCATGGCAGAGATCGAGCGCATCGACGCCAACGAAGCACGACGCAAAGCCGCCGGCGGGGCCCTGCTGGTCTGCGCCTACGCCGACGAGGAGAAATGCCGCACGGTCAAGCTCGAGGGCGCCATCTCGCTGACGAGTTTCCAGTCACGGGTCGCGGCACTGCCGAAAGACCAGGAGATCATCTTCTACTGCGCCTGACCCGCCGAGGGCAGCGCTGCCGGTCAGGCGGCGCGGTATCAGGCCCGCGGCTTCGCCAACGTGAAAGCCCTCCGGGGAGGCGTCGAGGCCTGGCAAAAGGCCGGATATCCGATGGCCGCGGCCTAGCCGCCGCGCCACCGGCCGGGCCCGCCGATCGGCCGCCGGGCGGTCGCGCTGGACGGTCAGACGAGCCGACGAGGTCGATGAGAGCCTGATCCCGAAAGACGCCGTGTAGGCGAGGAGGAGGACCGTATGGGCGGCTTCGGCAGCTGGCGGAGGGTGTCGACTCCGGTGATCGTGGGAGTGGCGCTGGCCCTGGGGGCGTCGGCCAGTGCCCAGGAGCCGAAGCCGGGCGGCGTCCTGCGGGTCGGCCTCCAGGGTGACTTCACCACGATGGACCCGCACATGTCCACGTCCGCGGAGGACCGCGATCTCTACTACCAGCTCTACAGCCCGCTGGTCGGACTGGACGCCAACCTGAAGATCGTGCCGGAGCTCGCCGAGGCCTGGGAGCAGCCGGATCCGCTCACGTACGTCTTTCGGCTCCGGAAGGGGGTGAAGTTCCACGACGGGACCGACCTGACGGCCGAGGTCGTCAAGTGGAACTTCGAGCGGATGCTCAACCCGGCCACGGGGTCGATCCGTCGCAGCGAGCTCGGGAACGTCAAGTCCGTGGACGTCCTGAACCCGCTCACCGTGCGCATCAACCTGAAGGAGCCCGACGCGGTGTTGCTGGCCACCCTGTCCGACCGCGCCGGGATGATGGTCTCCCGGGCCGCGGTCGAGAAGCACGGGAAGGACTTCGCCCGCAATCCGGTCGGGACCGGCCCCTTCCAGTTCGTCGAGTGGGCGAAGGACGATCACCTGACGGTGCGGCGGTTCCCGGGGTACTGGAAGAGCGGGCTCCCCTACCTCGACGAGATCGTCTACAAGCCGATCCCGGACCATTCGGTCAAGCTCACCGCGCTCCGGACCGGCACCCTCGACCTCATCGACGATCTCCCCCCGAAGGACGTGACGCCACTCAAGGGCAATGCCAAGCTGCGCGTCATCGAAACCCCGGGCCTCGGCTACCGCCGGATCGAGCTCAACCACACCCGGCCGCCCTTCAACCTGAAGGCGCTGCGGCAAGCGGTCGCCTGGGCCATCAATCGGGAGGCCATTCACCGGGCGGTCTTCTTCGGCGCCGGAGCGCCGGCCCAGGGCCCGATTCCGCCCCGGAGCTGGGCGTACGAGCCGCTCCCCGGCTACGGCACGACGCCCGACCTCGCCAAGGTCAAGGAGAAGCTCGCCGAGGGTGGTCAGCCGAACGGCTTCCGCTTCGTCCTGAACGTGGTGAACACGCCCGTGGCCCAGAAGCAGGCGGAGATCATCCAGGACAACCTGAAGCGAGCGGGCATCGACATGGAGATCGCCCTGCTCGAGGTCGGGGCCTTCGACGAGAAGCGGAGGGCCCTCCAGTTCGACGGAGCCGAGGGCCGCTGGAGCGGCCGCGTCGATCCGGACGGCAACATGTTCGCGCACCTGATCACCGGGGGCGCGAACAACTGGGGCAAGTACGCGAACCCGCGGCTGGACGACCTGCTCCGGCGAGCGCGCTCGGCGGCCCAGCCGGGCGAGCGCAAGCGCCTCTACGCGGAGGCGCTCCGGATCATCATCGACGACGTGCCCATCGTCTTCCTTCACCACGATGCGTGGACCAAGGCATGGGACACCCGGGTGCAGGGGTACGTCGAGATCCCGGACGGGCGCATGCGCTTCGAGCGGGTCTGGCTCGGGCGATGAGGCGCGCCCCGCGGCCTCCGTCCGGGTGACCGGGAGTCCGCGGCGCCCCGGCCGCCCCCGTGTCCGCTGCCCCGGCGGGGGGCGGCGGCCAAGCTGAGGCATCGCGTGCTGGGCTACCTGCTCCGCCGGGCGGGGGCCATGGTGCCGGTGATCGCGGTCGTGAGCGTGGTGGTCTTCTCGCTCATCCACCTCACGCCCGGCGATCCGGTCAACATCATGCTCCGCGAGGAGGCGGACCCGGCCACGGCGGCGACGCTCCGGCGCCAGCTCGGCCTGGACCGGCCCTTGCCGCTCCAGTATGCGGCCTGGCTCGGGCGCGCGGTCCAGGGCGAGCTCGGTCGGTCCATCCGCACGAACCAGCCGGTCACGGACGCGATCCGCCAGCGGGTGCCTGTCACGCTGAGTCTCGCCGCGGCCGCGCTGCTGGTCGCGCTCGCGATCGGCCTGCCGGCGGGCATCCTGGCCGCGGTCCGCCGCAATTCGGTGGTCGACGTCGCGGCCACGCTGGTGGCCATCTCCGGTGTCTCGCTGCCGAGCTTCTGGCTGGCGATCCTGCTGATCCTGGTCTTCTCGGTCACCCTGGGGTGGCTGCCCCCGCTCGGCTGGGTGAGCCCCGGCCGAGATCTGGGGGCCTGGGTCCGGTCCCTCGTCCTGCCGGCCGTCACGCTGGGCGTGGCGATCGCCGCCGTCGTCATGCGGATGACCCGGGCGAGCTTGCTCGAGGTCCTCGAGCTCGACTACGTCCGAACGGCCCGGGCCAAGGGGCTCGCCGAGCGACGGATCGTGCTCGGGCACGCCCTGCGGAACGCGCTCATCCCCGTGGTGACGGTCATCGGGCTCCAGGCGGGGGCGCTGCTGGGCGGCGCGGTCATCACCGAGACGATCTTCGCGCTCCCGGGGGTCGGGCGGCTCCTGGTCGATGCGATCTTCCAGCGCGACTTCCCGATCGTCCAGGGAGTGGTCCTGGTCCTGGCCCTGAACTTCCTGATCGTGAACCTCCTGGTCGATCTGACCTACGCCTGGCTGGATCCCCGGATCCGGTACCACTGACGTGTCGGCCGCGCGCTCGCCGGCCCGGGAGTCCTCCGGCTCCGGCCCGCCTGGCCGCCGGCGCGCGGCGGGCCCCTGGGGGCGTCCGCTCGCCCTGGTCGGGCTGATCGCGCTCGGTGGACTGACGGGGGTGGCCCTGCTCGGCCCTCTGCTGGCACCCTTCGATCCGACCGAGCAGGCGCTCGACCGGATGCTCGCGCCGCCCGGCCGGGCTCACTGGCTCGGAACCGACGATCTCGGCCGCGACATCCTCAGCCGGGTGCTGTACGGCGCCCGCGTGTCCCTCGGCGTCGGCGTGCTCGCGGTCGCGCTGTCCCTGGGATTGGGCGTGGGGCTGGGACTCGTGGCGGGGTACTGGGGTGGGTGGGTCGACGGGGCCATCATGCGCGTCATGGATGGTCTCCTCGCCTTCCCCTCGATCGTCCTGGCGCTCGCGATCACCGCCGCGCTCGGCCCCAGTCTCCGGAACGCCATGATCGCGATCGGCATCATCGGGGTGCCCGGCTTCGCCCGGCTCGTCCGCGGCCAGGTGCTGGCGCTGCGCGCGCAGGAGTTCGTCGAGGCCGCCCGGGCCCTCGGGGCGCGCGACGGGCGCATCGTGATCCGGCACATCACCCCCGGCACGGTCGCGGTCGTCGTGGTCCACGCCTCGTTGCGCCTGGCATTCGCCGTCCTGA
This region of Candidatus Methylomirabilota bacterium genomic DNA includes:
- a CDS encoding ABC transporter substrate-binding protein, whose product is MGGFGSWRRVSTPVIVGVALALGASASAQEPKPGGVLRVGLQGDFTTMDPHMSTSAEDRDLYYQLYSPLVGLDANLKIVPELAEAWEQPDPLTYVFRLRKGVKFHDGTDLTAEVVKWNFERMLNPATGSIRRSELGNVKSVDVLNPLTVRINLKEPDAVLLATLSDRAGMMVSRAAVEKHGKDFARNPVGTGPFQFVEWAKDDHLTVRRFPGYWKSGLPYLDEIVYKPIPDHSVKLTALRTGTLDLIDDLPPKDVTPLKGNAKLRVIETPGLGYRRIELNHTRPPFNLKALRQAVAWAINREAIHRAVFFGAGAPAQGPIPPRSWAYEPLPGYGTTPDLAKVKEKLAEGGQPNGFRFVLNVVNTPVAQKQAEIIQDNLKRAGIDMEIALLEVGAFDEKRRALQFDGAEGRWSGRVDPDGNMFAHLITGGANNWGKYANPRLDDLLRRARSAAQPGERKRLYAEALRIIIDDVPIVFLHHDAWTKAWDTRVQGYVEIPDGRMRFERVWLGR
- the nikB gene encoding nickel ABC transporter permease, with protein sequence MLGYLLRRAGAMVPVIAVVSVVVFSLIHLTPGDPVNIMLREEADPATAATLRRQLGLDRPLPLQYAAWLGRAVQGELGRSIRTNQPVTDAIRQRVPVTLSLAAAALLVALAIGLPAGILAAVRRNSVVDVAATLVAISGVSLPSFWLAILLILVFSVTLGWLPPLGWVSPGRDLGAWVRSLVLPAVTLGVAIAAVVMRMTRASLLEVLELDYVRTARAKGLAERRIVLGHALRNALIPVVTVIGLQAGALLGGAVITETIFALPGVGRLLVDAIFQRDFPIVQGVVLVLALNFLIVNLLVDLTYAWLDPRIRYH
- a CDS encoding ABC transporter permease → MSAARSPARESSGSGPPGRRRAAGPWGRPLALVGLIALGGLTGVALLGPLLAPFDPTEQALDRMLAPPGRAHWLGTDDLGRDILSRVLYGARVSLGVGVLAVALSLGLGVGLGLVAGYWGGWVDGAIMRVMDGLLAFPSIVLALAITAALGPSLRNAMIAIGIIGVPGFARLVRGQVLALRAQEFVEAARALGARDGRIVIRHITPGTVAVVVVHASLRLAFAVLTEAGLSFLGLGAQPPTPSWGAMLNAGREYLELAPWVSLAPGAAIFATTLSFNVVGDTVRDALDPRSRT